A single region of the Lepeophtheirus salmonis chromosome 12, UVic_Lsal_1.4, whole genome shotgun sequence genome encodes:
- the LOC121127214 gene encoding uncharacterized protein isoform X4 → MYNSMVYTWIKITFFFKMISTSTNQKTQDFLKYDFTSNERNIELDLYEQLPIEKIREKAYMTNNSNFHLKPQSRTRHKFTTLPFLDSSINFDYTESFRPYYSKKKFQKTTTPILIIGQRNNNSSTANYKSKAKLTFTRKSQLTYKKFKKLPEITAPKIASILENKYITTPLTAVTFLPTTLLQPIDLQEKLKIIYQMQNGQEREETHDEKDLDDYYYYYYYDIDQHDITYLKTTISTISQFIPTSITKLPNQKTISKEITSNKNFTILNENYFTFKNEVNNNICLSENGFCEASDKNYPIQTVEQVMLSEGSTFRTKYQDFFLNISRQLRHRKKIFIDNACNVHESILEPGWAKNIEKDWLVVINTHKYHQKIKITHCYHLSTNVSCTKTDSGSCLQEYTRKNVHNVIFRLLVIDPNNLEKGIYFSEFDVPENCTCPSKKKNMTDLFIQSGKDVLIEEGIKKNNVSLLNNKTLLYPYDKYVRGKFKTERNTTQTRQDYFENLSSKKINDIMFSGNYLKNFSQRYISTKPSMLNHTVLSTPMTVTMTNFKPNNLEEKKNNLKVLSEFNDTAQNKSNLSHKRYGDQTQLHRLQDKYRSQLLKANNLNLFKNTETIHSIKKYYEDEIIRTQIKSAKNSHDKKTKYIPFKINKTNLSSFLKNENDPTEIRRIIDVYKSNLERKRERKKVYGFIDAKINLLNFNKSEANINDFNVSHIETDTATDQVLKDRRKEKMEIHDSKIYRHKNETDFRISDSEFNTTKVLFTIQKKYAYNTNNKSLYSMNRNSNKKKITRLPFVPTASLHANIEHEFITQINKSAENDLIFNDSDFENDQFFTNSGYLKYEKDLNFITSIFETKASVPEDSIMTIKQPIRHAINAFEELHLSFGEF, encoded by the exons gtacatCTACAAATCAAAAAactcaagattttttaaaatatgattttacatCCAATGAACGAAATATTGAATTGGATCTTTATGAACAATTACCTATAGAAAAAATACGTGAAAAAGCATATATGACAAATAACTCAAATTTCCATCTCAAACCACAGTCCAGAACACGTCATAAGTTCACTACGTTACCATTTTTGGATTCAAGCATTAATTTTGACTATACTGAATCATTCCGTCCatattattcgaaaaaaaaattccaaaagacAACAACAccaatattaattattggtCAGAGGAATAATAATTCTTCAACtgcaaattataaatcaaaagcgAAACTTACATTTACTCGAAAATCACaattaacctataaaaaattcaaaaaacttccTGAAATAACAGCACCAAAAATTGCATCTATATTAGAGAATAAATATATCACTACACCGCTCACAGCGGTTACATTCTTACCAACCACTCTTTTACAACCAATAGATCTGCaagagaaattgaaaattatttatcaaatgcaAAATGGACAAGAAAGAGAAGAGACTCATGATGAGAAAGATTTAgatgattattattactattactacTATGATATTGATCAGCATGACATCACTTACTTAAAAACTACTATTTCTACTATTTCACAATTCATCCCAACATCCATAACCAAATTGCcaaatcaaaaaactatttcaaaagaaataacttCAAATAAGAACTTTACTATATTAAATgagaattattttacatttaagaacgaagtaaataataatatctgtcTATCAGAAAATGGCTTTTGTGAAGCAAGTGACAAGAACTATCCTAT ACAGACTGTAGAGCAAGTTATGTTATCCGAGGGTTCAACTTTTCGAACGaaatatcaagatttttttttaaatattagtaggCAATTACGTCATCGTAAAAAGATATTCATAGATAATGCTTGCAATGTTCACGAATCTATTCTTGAACCGGGTTGGgctaaaaacattgaaaaagatTGGCTCGTTGTGATAAATACTcataaatatcatcaaaaaattaaaattactcattgtta TCATCTCAGTACTAATGTATCTTGCACCAAAACAGACAGTGGTTCATGTCTTCAAGAATACACAAGAAAGAA tGTACACAATGTTATTTTCAGACTCTTGGTAATAGACCCTAATAATCTGGAAAAGGGGATCTATTTCTCCGAATTTGATGTCCCAGAAAATTGTACTTgtccaagtaaaaaaaaaaatatgacggaTCTATTTATACAAAGTGGTAAAGATGTTTTAATCGAAGAAg gtataaaaaagaacaatgtAAGTTTACTAAACAACAAAACTCTTCTATACCCATATGATAAGTATGTGAGAGGAAAATTCAAAACTGAACGTAATACAACTCAAACACGACAAGATTATTTCGAAAATTtatcatccaaaaaaattaatgacataaTGTTTTCAGGAAACTATTTAAAG aatttcagCCAAAGATATATCAGTACCAAACCGTCAATGCTAAATCACACAGTTTTAAGTACACCGATGACAGTAACAATGACTAATTTCAAACCaaataatttagaagaaaaaaagaacaatttaaaagtattatcgGAATTCAATGACACAGCTCAAAATAAGAGCAATTTAAGCCATAAAAGATATGGAGATCAGACACAACTACACAGATTACAAGATAAATATAGAAGTCAATTGTTAAAagctaataatttaaatttatttaaaaatactgaaACTATccatagtattaaaaaatattatgaagatgAAATCATTAGAACACAAATAAAATCAGCAAAAAACAGTCATGATAAAAAAACGAAGTATATTccgtttaaaataaataaaacgaatttatcttcttttctaaaaaatgaaaatgatccTACAGAAATACGAAGAATTATAGATGTCTACAAGTCGAATTTagagagaaaaagagagagaaagaaggtATATGGCTTTATTGATGCAAAAATAAACctgttaaattttaacaaaagtgAAGCTAACATTAATGATTTTAATGTAAGTCATATAGAAACAGACACTGCAACTGATCAAGTATTAAAAGAtagaagaaaggaaaaaatggaaatacacGACAGTAAAATATACAGGCATAAGAATGAGACGGACTTTAGAATATCCGATTCAGAATTCAACACTACCAAAGTATTGtttacaattcaaaaaaaatatgcctATAACACTaacaataaatcattatattcaatgaatagaaattccaataaaaaaaagataacaagaTTGCCTTTTGTACCAACAGCCAGTCTTCATGCAAATATAGAGCATGAATTTATAACACAGATTAATAAAAGTGCAGAAAATGatcttatttttaatgactCTGACTTTGAAAATGATCAATTCTTTACAAATAGTGGTTACTTAAAATACGAAAaggatttgaattttattacGAGTATTTTTGAAACTAAAGCTAGTGTCCCTGAAGATAGTATTATGACAATAAAACAGCCTATAAGGCATGCAATAAATGCTTTTGAAGAATTGCATTTGTCATTCGGcgaattttga
- the LOC121127214 gene encoding uncharacterized protein isoform X3, with the protein MTNNSNFHLKPQSRTRHKFTTLPFLDSSINFDYTESFRPYYSKKKFQKTTTPILIIGQRNNNSSTANYKSKAKLTFTRKSQLTYKKFKKLPEITAPKIASILENKYITTPLTAVTFLPTTLLQPIDLQEKLKIIYQMQNGQEREETHDEKDLDDYYYYYYYDIDQHDITYLKTTISTISQFIPTSITKLPNQKTISKEITSNKNFTILNENYFTFKNEVNNNICLSENGFCEASDKNYPIQTVEQVMLSEGSTFRTKYQDFFLNISRQLRHRKKIFIDNACNVHESILEPGWAKNIEKDWLVVINTHKYHQKIKITHCYHLSTNVSCTKTDSGSCLQEYTRKKLLVIDPNNLEKGIYFSEFDVPENCTCPSKKKNMTDLFIQSGKDVLIEEGIKKNNVSLLNNKTLLYPYDKYVRGKFKTERNTTQTRQDYFENLSSKKINDIMFSGNYLKNFSQRYISTKPSMLNHTVLSTPMTVTMTNFKPNNLEEKKNNLKVLSEFNDTAQNKSNLSHKRYGDQTQLHRLQDKYRSQLLKANNLNLFKNTETIHSIKKYYEDEIIRTQIKSAKNSHDKKTKYIPFKINKTNLSSFLKNENDPTEIRRIIDVYKSNLERKRERKKVYGFIDAKINLLNFNKSEANINDFNVSHIETDTATDQVLKDRRKEKMEIHDSKIYRHKNETDFRISDSEFNTTKVLFTIQKKYAYNTNNKSLYSMNRNSNKKKITRLPFVPTASLHANIEHEFITQINKSAENDLIFNDSDFENDQFFTNSGYLKYEKDLNFITSIFETKASVPEDSIMTIKQPIRHAINAFEELHLSFGEF; encoded by the exons ATGACAAATAACTCAAATTTCCATCTCAAACCACAGTCCAGAACACGTCATAAGTTCACTACGTTACCATTTTTGGATTCAAGCATTAATTTTGACTATACTGAATCATTCCGTCCatattattcgaaaaaaaaattccaaaagacAACAACAccaatattaattattggtCAGAGGAATAATAATTCTTCAACtgcaaattataaatcaaaagcgAAACTTACATTTACTCGAAAATCACaattaacctataaaaaattcaaaaaacttccTGAAATAACAGCACCAAAAATTGCATCTATATTAGAGAATAAATATATCACTACACCGCTCACAGCGGTTACATTCTTACCAACCACTCTTTTACAACCAATAGATCTGCaagagaaattgaaaattatttatcaaatgcaAAATGGACAAGAAAGAGAAGAGACTCATGATGAGAAAGATTTAgatgattattattactattactacTATGATATTGATCAGCATGACATCACTTACTTAAAAACTACTATTTCTACTATTTCACAATTCATCCCAACATCCATAACCAAATTGCcaaatcaaaaaactatttcaaaagaaataacttCAAATAAGAACTTTACTATATTAAATgagaattattttacatttaagaacgaagtaaataataatatctgtcTATCAGAAAATGGCTTTTGTGAAGCAAGTGACAAGAACTATCCTAT ACAGACTGTAGAGCAAGTTATGTTATCCGAGGGTTCAACTTTTCGAACGaaatatcaagatttttttttaaatattagtaggCAATTACGTCATCGTAAAAAGATATTCATAGATAATGCTTGCAATGTTCACGAATCTATTCTTGAACCGGGTTGGgctaaaaacattgaaaaagatTGGCTCGTTGTGATAAATACTcataaatatcatcaaaaaattaaaattactcattgtta TCATCTCAGTACTAATGTATCTTGCACCAAAACAGACAGTGGTTCATGTCTTCAAGAATACACAAGAAAGAA ACTCTTGGTAATAGACCCTAATAATCTGGAAAAGGGGATCTATTTCTCCGAATTTGATGTCCCAGAAAATTGTACTTgtccaagtaaaaaaaaaaatatgacggaTCTATTTATACAAAGTGGTAAAGATGTTTTAATCGAAGAAg gtataaaaaagaacaatgtAAGTTTACTAAACAACAAAACTCTTCTATACCCATATGATAAGTATGTGAGAGGAAAATTCAAAACTGAACGTAATACAACTCAAACACGACAAGATTATTTCGAAAATTtatcatccaaaaaaattaatgacataaTGTTTTCAGGAAACTATTTAAAG aatttcagCCAAAGATATATCAGTACCAAACCGTCAATGCTAAATCACACAGTTTTAAGTACACCGATGACAGTAACAATGACTAATTTCAAACCaaataatttagaagaaaaaaagaacaatttaaaagtattatcgGAATTCAATGACACAGCTCAAAATAAGAGCAATTTAAGCCATAAAAGATATGGAGATCAGACACAACTACACAGATTACAAGATAAATATAGAAGTCAATTGTTAAAagctaataatttaaatttatttaaaaatactgaaACTATccatagtattaaaaaatattatgaagatgAAATCATTAGAACACAAATAAAATCAGCAAAAAACAGTCATGATAAAAAAACGAAGTATATTccgtttaaaataaataaaacgaatttatcttcttttctaaaaaatgaaaatgatccTACAGAAATACGAAGAATTATAGATGTCTACAAGTCGAATTTagagagaaaaagagagagaaagaaggtATATGGCTTTATTGATGCAAAAATAAACctgttaaattttaacaaaagtgAAGCTAACATTAATGATTTTAATGTAAGTCATATAGAAACAGACACTGCAACTGATCAAGTATTAAAAGAtagaagaaaggaaaaaatggaaatacacGACAGTAAAATATACAGGCATAAGAATGAGACGGACTTTAGAATATCCGATTCAGAATTCAACACTACCAAAGTATTGtttacaattcaaaaaaaatatgcctATAACACTaacaataaatcattatattcaatgaatagaaattccaataaaaaaaagataacaagaTTGCCTTTTGTACCAACAGCCAGTCTTCATGCAAATATAGAGCATGAATTTATAACACAGATTAATAAAAGTGCAGAAAATGatcttatttttaatgactCTGACTTTGAAAATGATCAATTCTTTACAAATAGTGGTTACTTAAAATACGAAAaggatttgaattttattacGAGTATTTTTGAAACTAAAGCTAGTGTCCCTGAAGATAGTATTATGACAATAAAACAGCCTATAAGGCATGCAATAAATGCTTTTGAAGAATTGCATTTGTCATTCGGcgaattttga
- the LOC121127214 gene encoding uncharacterized protein isoform X6: protein MTNNSNFHLKPQSRTRHKFTTLPFLDSSINFDYTESFRPYYSKKKFQKTTTPILIIGQRNNNSSTANYKSKAKLTFTRKSQLTYKKFKKLPEITAPKIASILENKYITTPLTAVTFLPTTLLQPIDLQEKLKIIYQMQNGQEREETHDEKDLDDYYYYYYYDIDQHDITYLKTTISTISQFIPTSITKLPNQKTISKEITSNKNFTILNENYFTFKNEVNNNICLSENGFCEASDKNYPIQTVEQVMLSEGSTFRTKYQDFFLNISRQLRHRKKIFIDNACNVHESILEPGWAKNIEKDWLVVINTHKYHQKIKITHCYHLSTNVSCTKTDSGSCLQEYTRKKLLVIDPNNLEKGIYFSEFDVPENCTCPSKKKNMTDLFIQSGKDVLIEEGIKKNNVSLLNNKTLLYPYDKYVRGKFKTERNTTQTRQDYFENLSSKKINDIMFSGNYLKPKIYQYQTVNAKSHSFKYTDDSNND, encoded by the exons ATGACAAATAACTCAAATTTCCATCTCAAACCACAGTCCAGAACACGTCATAAGTTCACTACGTTACCATTTTTGGATTCAAGCATTAATTTTGACTATACTGAATCATTCCGTCCatattattcgaaaaaaaaattccaaaagacAACAACAccaatattaattattggtCAGAGGAATAATAATTCTTCAACtgcaaattataaatcaaaagcgAAACTTACATTTACTCGAAAATCACaattaacctataaaaaattcaaaaaacttccTGAAATAACAGCACCAAAAATTGCATCTATATTAGAGAATAAATATATCACTACACCGCTCACAGCGGTTACATTCTTACCAACCACTCTTTTACAACCAATAGATCTGCaagagaaattgaaaattatttatcaaatgcaAAATGGACAAGAAAGAGAAGAGACTCATGATGAGAAAGATTTAgatgattattattactattactacTATGATATTGATCAGCATGACATCACTTACTTAAAAACTACTATTTCTACTATTTCACAATTCATCCCAACATCCATAACCAAATTGCcaaatcaaaaaactatttcaaaagaaataacttCAAATAAGAACTTTACTATATTAAATgagaattattttacatttaagaacgaagtaaataataatatctgtcTATCAGAAAATGGCTTTTGTGAAGCAAGTGACAAGAACTATCCTAT ACAGACTGTAGAGCAAGTTATGTTATCCGAGGGTTCAACTTTTCGAACGaaatatcaagatttttttttaaatattagtaggCAATTACGTCATCGTAAAAAGATATTCATAGATAATGCTTGCAATGTTCACGAATCTATTCTTGAACCGGGTTGGgctaaaaacattgaaaaagatTGGCTCGTTGTGATAAATACTcataaatatcatcaaaaaattaaaattactcattgtta TCATCTCAGTACTAATGTATCTTGCACCAAAACAGACAGTGGTTCATGTCTTCAAGAATACACAAGAAAGAA ACTCTTGGTAATAGACCCTAATAATCTGGAAAAGGGGATCTATTTCTCCGAATTTGATGTCCCAGAAAATTGTACTTgtccaagtaaaaaaaaaaatatgacggaTCTATTTATACAAAGTGGTAAAGATGTTTTAATCGAAGAAg gtataaaaaagaacaatgtAAGTTTACTAAACAACAAAACTCTTCTATACCCATATGATAAGTATGTGAGAGGAAAATTCAAAACTGAACGTAATACAACTCAAACACGACAAGATTATTTCGAAAATTtatcatccaaaaaaattaatgacataaTGTTTTCAGGAAACTATTTAAAG CCAAAGATATATCAGTACCAAACCGTCAATGCTAAATCACACAGTTTTAAGTACACCGATGACAGTAACAATGACTAA
- the LOC121127214 gene encoding uncharacterized protein isoform X1 → MWIKERINKCTSTNQKTQDFLKYDFTSNERNIELDLYEQLPIEKIREKAYMTNNSNFHLKPQSRTRHKFTTLPFLDSSINFDYTESFRPYYSKKKFQKTTTPILIIGQRNNNSSTANYKSKAKLTFTRKSQLTYKKFKKLPEITAPKIASILENKYITTPLTAVTFLPTTLLQPIDLQEKLKIIYQMQNGQEREETHDEKDLDDYYYYYYYDIDQHDITYLKTTISTISQFIPTSITKLPNQKTISKEITSNKNFTILNENYFTFKNEVNNNICLSENGFCEASDKNYPIQTVEQVMLSEGSTFRTKYQDFFLNISRQLRHRKKIFIDNACNVHESILEPGWAKNIEKDWLVVINTHKYHQKIKITHCYHLSTNVSCTKTDSGSCLQEYTRKKLLVIDPNNLEKGIYFSEFDVPENCTCPSKKKNMTDLFIQSGKDVLIEEGIKKNNVSLLNNKTLLYPYDKYVRGKFKTERNTTQTRQDYFENLSSKKINDIMFSGNYLKNFSQRYISTKPSMLNHTVLSTPMTVTMTNFKPNNLEEKKNNLKVLSEFNDTAQNKSNLSHKRYGDQTQLHRLQDKYRSQLLKANNLNLFKNTETIHSIKKYYEDEIIRTQIKSAKNSHDKKTKYIPFKINKTNLSSFLKNENDPTEIRRIIDVYKSNLERKRERKKVYGFIDAKINLLNFNKSEANINDFNVSHIETDTATDQVLKDRRKEKMEIHDSKIYRHKNETDFRISDSEFNTTKVLFTIQKKYAYNTNNKSLYSMNRNSNKKKITRLPFVPTASLHANIEHEFITQINKSAENDLIFNDSDFENDQFFTNSGYLKYEKDLNFITSIFETKASVPEDSIMTIKQPIRHAINAFEELHLSFGEF, encoded by the exons gtacatCTACAAATCAAAAAactcaagattttttaaaatatgattttacatCCAATGAACGAAATATTGAATTGGATCTTTATGAACAATTACCTATAGAAAAAATACGTGAAAAAGCATATATGACAAATAACTCAAATTTCCATCTCAAACCACAGTCCAGAACACGTCATAAGTTCACTACGTTACCATTTTTGGATTCAAGCATTAATTTTGACTATACTGAATCATTCCGTCCatattattcgaaaaaaaaattccaaaagacAACAACAccaatattaattattggtCAGAGGAATAATAATTCTTCAACtgcaaattataaatcaaaagcgAAACTTACATTTACTCGAAAATCACaattaacctataaaaaattcaaaaaacttccTGAAATAACAGCACCAAAAATTGCATCTATATTAGAGAATAAATATATCACTACACCGCTCACAGCGGTTACATTCTTACCAACCACTCTTTTACAACCAATAGATCTGCaagagaaattgaaaattatttatcaaatgcaAAATGGACAAGAAAGAGAAGAGACTCATGATGAGAAAGATTTAgatgattattattactattactacTATGATATTGATCAGCATGACATCACTTACTTAAAAACTACTATTTCTACTATTTCACAATTCATCCCAACATCCATAACCAAATTGCcaaatcaaaaaactatttcaaaagaaataacttCAAATAAGAACTTTACTATATTAAATgagaattattttacatttaagaacgaagtaaataataatatctgtcTATCAGAAAATGGCTTTTGTGAAGCAAGTGACAAGAACTATCCTAT ACAGACTGTAGAGCAAGTTATGTTATCCGAGGGTTCAACTTTTCGAACGaaatatcaagatttttttttaaatattagtaggCAATTACGTCATCGTAAAAAGATATTCATAGATAATGCTTGCAATGTTCACGAATCTATTCTTGAACCGGGTTGGgctaaaaacattgaaaaagatTGGCTCGTTGTGATAAATACTcataaatatcatcaaaaaattaaaattactcattgtta TCATCTCAGTACTAATGTATCTTGCACCAAAACAGACAGTGGTTCATGTCTTCAAGAATACACAAGAAAGAA ACTCTTGGTAATAGACCCTAATAATCTGGAAAAGGGGATCTATTTCTCCGAATTTGATGTCCCAGAAAATTGTACTTgtccaagtaaaaaaaaaaatatgacggaTCTATTTATACAAAGTGGTAAAGATGTTTTAATCGAAGAAg gtataaaaaagaacaatgtAAGTTTACTAAACAACAAAACTCTTCTATACCCATATGATAAGTATGTGAGAGGAAAATTCAAAACTGAACGTAATACAACTCAAACACGACAAGATTATTTCGAAAATTtatcatccaaaaaaattaatgacataaTGTTTTCAGGAAACTATTTAAAG aatttcagCCAAAGATATATCAGTACCAAACCGTCAATGCTAAATCACACAGTTTTAAGTACACCGATGACAGTAACAATGACTAATTTCAAACCaaataatttagaagaaaaaaagaacaatttaaaagtattatcgGAATTCAATGACACAGCTCAAAATAAGAGCAATTTAAGCCATAAAAGATATGGAGATCAGACACAACTACACAGATTACAAGATAAATATAGAAGTCAATTGTTAAAagctaataatttaaatttatttaaaaatactgaaACTATccatagtattaaaaaatattatgaagatgAAATCATTAGAACACAAATAAAATCAGCAAAAAACAGTCATGATAAAAAAACGAAGTATATTccgtttaaaataaataaaacgaatttatcttcttttctaaaaaatgaaaatgatccTACAGAAATACGAAGAATTATAGATGTCTACAAGTCGAATTTagagagaaaaagagagagaaagaaggtATATGGCTTTATTGATGCAAAAATAAACctgttaaattttaacaaaagtgAAGCTAACATTAATGATTTTAATGTAAGTCATATAGAAACAGACACTGCAACTGATCAAGTATTAAAAGAtagaagaaaggaaaaaatggaaatacacGACAGTAAAATATACAGGCATAAGAATGAGACGGACTTTAGAATATCCGATTCAGAATTCAACACTACCAAAGTATTGtttacaattcaaaaaaaatatgcctATAACACTaacaataaatcattatattcaatgaatagaaattccaataaaaaaaagataacaagaTTGCCTTTTGTACCAACAGCCAGTCTTCATGCAAATATAGAGCATGAATTTATAACACAGATTAATAAAAGTGCAGAAAATGatcttatttttaatgactCTGACTTTGAAAATGATCAATTCTTTACAAATAGTGGTTACTTAAAATACGAAAaggatttgaattttattacGAGTATTTTTGAAACTAAAGCTAGTGTCCCTGAAGATAGTATTATGACAATAAAACAGCCTATAAGGCATGCAATAAATGCTTTTGAAGAATTGCATTTGTCATTCGGcgaattttga
- the LOC121127214 gene encoding uncharacterized protein isoform X5, whose translation MTNNSNFHLKPQSRTRHKFTTLPFLDSSINFDYTESFRPYYSKKKFQKTTTPILIIGQRNNNSSTANYKSKAKLTFTRKSQLTYKKFKKLPEITAPKIASILENKYITTPLTAVTFLPTTLLQPIDLQEKLKIIYQMQNGQEREETHDEKDLDDYYYYYYYDIDQHDITYLKTTISTISQFIPTSITKLPNQKTISKEITSNKNFTILNENYFTFKNEVNNNICLSENGFCEASDKNYPIQTVEQVMLSEGSTFRTKYQDFFLNISRQLRHRKKIFIDNACNVHESILEPGWAKNIEKDWLVVINTHKYHQKIKITHCYHLSTNVSCTKTDSGSCLQEYTRKNVHNVIFRLLVIDPNNLEKGIYFSEFDVPENCTCPSKKKNMTDLFIQSGKDVLIEEGIKKNNVSLLNNKTLLYPYDKYVRGKFKTERNTTQTRQDYFENLSSKKINDIMFSGNYLKPKIYQYQTVNAKSHSFKYTDDSNND comes from the exons ATGACAAATAACTCAAATTTCCATCTCAAACCACAGTCCAGAACACGTCATAAGTTCACTACGTTACCATTTTTGGATTCAAGCATTAATTTTGACTATACTGAATCATTCCGTCCatattattcgaaaaaaaaattccaaaagacAACAACAccaatattaattattggtCAGAGGAATAATAATTCTTCAACtgcaaattataaatcaaaagcgAAACTTACATTTACTCGAAAATCACaattaacctataaaaaattcaaaaaacttccTGAAATAACAGCACCAAAAATTGCATCTATATTAGAGAATAAATATATCACTACACCGCTCACAGCGGTTACATTCTTACCAACCACTCTTTTACAACCAATAGATCTGCaagagaaattgaaaattatttatcaaatgcaAAATGGACAAGAAAGAGAAGAGACTCATGATGAGAAAGATTTAgatgattattattactattactacTATGATATTGATCAGCATGACATCACTTACTTAAAAACTACTATTTCTACTATTTCACAATTCATCCCAACATCCATAACCAAATTGCcaaatcaaaaaactatttcaaaagaaataacttCAAATAAGAACTTTACTATATTAAATgagaattattttacatttaagaacgaagtaaataataatatctgtcTATCAGAAAATGGCTTTTGTGAAGCAAGTGACAAGAACTATCCTAT ACAGACTGTAGAGCAAGTTATGTTATCCGAGGGTTCAACTTTTCGAACGaaatatcaagatttttttttaaatattagtaggCAATTACGTCATCGTAAAAAGATATTCATAGATAATGCTTGCAATGTTCACGAATCTATTCTTGAACCGGGTTGGgctaaaaacattgaaaaagatTGGCTCGTTGTGATAAATACTcataaatatcatcaaaaaattaaaattactcattgtta TCATCTCAGTACTAATGTATCTTGCACCAAAACAGACAGTGGTTCATGTCTTCAAGAATACACAAGAAAGAA tGTACACAATGTTATTTTCAGACTCTTGGTAATAGACCCTAATAATCTGGAAAAGGGGATCTATTTCTCCGAATTTGATGTCCCAGAAAATTGTACTTgtccaagtaaaaaaaaaaatatgacggaTCTATTTATACAAAGTGGTAAAGATGTTTTAATCGAAGAAg gtataaaaaagaacaatgtAAGTTTACTAAACAACAAAACTCTTCTATACCCATATGATAAGTATGTGAGAGGAAAATTCAAAACTGAACGTAATACAACTCAAACACGACAAGATTATTTCGAAAATTtatcatccaaaaaaattaatgacataaTGTTTTCAGGAAACTATTTAAAG CCAAAGATATATCAGTACCAAACCGTCAATGCTAAATCACACAGTTTTAAGTACACCGATGACAGTAACAATGACTAA